tttttatacttttcttttcttacaatataataatttcttaattatttactATTGTTAAATTACTGTACGATGTTTCGTGTCGCAACAATTTGACTCTACcgtttttttatgtaaatttaaagTTAACCAAATTTCACCAAATTATCACCCGAGACTGTACTCGCGAAGCTACTAGTACGCAGGGTTAAATATGTAAAACTAACGTCAACGTATTAACACAAAGTGTCACTGTACCCCAAATTCTCCAATTTTTGTACCccaaatatttgttcaattattcacatTGTttgtttaactttcagatgctaccgggCCACGAGCggacgagaatcgaagaaccgaTGGACACGATATTCGTGAAGCAAGTGCGGGACAATTCGCCAGCTGCGGAGGCTGGTCTGCGTACTGGTGATCGCGTGGTATCCGTGGATGGTAAACCGACGCGAGGCGAGCAGTACGCCAAAGTGGTGCAACGCATTCAACAAGCAGGACCCTGGTTGCGTCTACTCGTGGTCTCGAAAGAGGACGACATCTTGCAACGATACTTCGGCGAGACTGCCCACAATCCTGAGACGAATCAACGACCTCGGTTGCGTTCACCTGAAAGAAGCAGTCAGAAGCAACGTAGATCAGCAAGCATGATACCGGGTCTGTCGCCCAGAACGAGACAGTCCTGGGTTTGCTCAGCGCCTAGTTCCATGCCGCTACCAACCACCCAAACCGAGTCGATCACTATCGACGACCTAGCGTATAGAGACCCGGACCTACGGTCCGGTGAGTTCTCCAAAGAGAATCAACAGTCGCGCTCGAACAACAACAACGTTCAAACACAACCAAACAGAGGGGGGACGTATCGTTGCAAACCTTACCAAGAGATAACCGGACGTTACGAGtcgatcgacgagaaaacgAGACTGCGAAACAGCCAACAGCAATCGTCCACGGTAGAGGACGCCCCGAACGTTCAATCGGATGCAAAGTACGACAAGTACGACGTTTACGATAGGACGCGTCCCGAGTCGATCTACTCCAGGACCAACAGCGAGCAGATCTACGACAGGATCAAGGATCCCATATACGAACGGGTGAGACTCGGTGAATCGGGTCGCGCGAACACGGATGAGCCGCATCATCGCCACTATCAACAGCAACAGTATTACCAACCGCATCAGCAACAGCACCCAAACCTGACGCGATACCCACTGTCACGAGCTGAGCCTCAAGTTCCCATCTACCGTCCCGCCACGAGAAGAGTGACTTCGCGTCGCGCCAGCGAGGGCAGCACCGGCAGCTGGACGATCAACAATCTCGAGGCGGCGAGTTACGCGAGCACCGACGCCCTCAGGTCCTGCAACCTCGGGTCCAGGTTCAGCATCGACTCCaggagggattcgtcgccgaTACGAGCCGACGGGACACCGGCGTACGACTCCGCTTCCATTCACTTCGGGAATGGAACGAACAGGAGCCGAAACGGAGCCTCGAGCGGCAACAGGAACGAGAACTCGAGCGTCGACGACTCCATCATTATGACCAGGTTGCGCAAAAGCTTCGAGCAAAAGGAAGAATTTCTGCGCAGACCCAGCCACCCGATCGGTTGGTTCCTCTCGGACGAGAGGGCCGAGTCACCGGTACGTGGCAACGATGCAATACCCCGTGAATTCTACGCGAGACCCCAGAAGCTACAGAAGCAGATCTGGCCGCCGAACGAAGCGAAACAGGATCATCAGCAGTGTCCGCGAGCCCTTCAGGATAGAAGCTTCTCGGGGAAACTGGACAAGTATTCCGCCAATCGGAACGAGCAAAGACTGAACGCAGCTGGAGATGCGGACGAGTATTCCGGTTCTAGGAACGACGTGTCCGAAGATACTACGAACGCTCGGTCGGTGGAGGATACGTCTACCGTGTCAGATCGACTGTGTTGCTCCCCGGCTGTCTACGACAAGGACACCAAGGACACGGATCGACACCAGCAGCATCGAGGTGTCGGCAAGCCGAGTTTCGTCGGTACGCTGTCCAGAATACACGAGAACATCTCCAGCGCCGCCACGTTGCTTCCCAACGAACGCCAAGACACGAGGAACGGCGCTTCGTCACTTCCGTCCTCGCCAGGACCCGAGAAGAAAGTCAACGATAAGTTCCCGACGCTGCCGCAAGGTCTTCAGATCGTCTCGAAGCGCGCGAAACAATTCGAATCCGGACGTTTGTTCAGTGACGACGACGAACCGGCTGGCGACAGAACTAGCCTGTACAAGAGCGAGCTGTCCAGGTTGTCTAACAAACGCAGTGTACCTAACGTTGCCGTACGAAAAAGGGAGTTCGAGTCGAAGGCCGAAGCTCAAGAACCGAGAAGGGTACCGGTAGCTACTAGAGAAACCAAGTCGTTGGATACTGGTGAGTGTCTGGTCTTCTTCGCAGCACTCAGAATCGGGAATTGTAACCGTTCGCCTAACCTCGGCGATGAACAGAGTTGTCACTGTGTCGAGGTCGATTGTAACTTGCGGCACTATGAAATTACTTAAATCGTCAACTTCCTTGCtctttaaaattgtaataaatttcaaGAAGTGTACATTATTCGGTTAGAAGGATGGAAACTACAACGTTTTGTACCGAAACTGCTAGTGCCATCTTACAGTTGTTTCTTTCACTAgtatttaattgctttacttCCCTTTTTAGACACTAGATGATAATTATCGAGATCTTTTTCATTGCTGAATCTGATAAAGAAGTTGCGTTAGAATgttgtaatttttgttttacaaTCATGATATATGTTCCCAAGGATTTTACCCGATTACATGTTGGAACTTAAATATTTTACCCCTAATTCTGTTTATGAAAATATCTGTTGTGTCGAAATCAAATTCAAATACGATTctactcgaattatttttaattatttgcaattgaatattttttaaaaaatgatttgcATATTGCGcaagaagaaattatttaagtatggttgtttggtctcattttcatTTTGAGAATTGTGCAAACTCAGTGATAATACACTTGCGAAGATGCAATGAGAAAtgtaaaagtttttaattttcatcagtAGCTGTATAGTAATATATTTACCAATTTATGGATATTTTTTGCATGTAAAAAACAGTATCGTGTTATCGTATAAAAATAACCTATTACGATTACAATAACCTATGCATTACGGTTACAATTCCTGTTCGAAACAACTTTAGTAAGGTCGTAGTCACGTATAACGGTAAAGCAACGCAAGTCTATATGGTAGTATTTCATCTTCGAGGCCAAGAAACTCCATTCTTGATACGTTACTGTGAATATTTAGGTAATGGATTAAAGGGAAACAGAGTAATACCTGTAGGCAGCAGACTCATCCACTGTGAACCGCCGACCGACTATAAACCACTTGAaggtagaaagaaaagaaagtcgaGTTAGTTAAATGTTGTGTTCGCCGATGCGTTTTTTCCCCACCTTTCTGTGCCCTTCTAATCAGTTCACCGCACTCTTCGATGTTCTAGCTTTGCTGTGGGCAAAGCACGATATACTGTTTTTTAGACGTATGCGTGTTTGTGTTCATTGGCGCACCGTTTACAATTTACTAACATTGCGAacttttgtttttaaaatattccaacGGTTCTTTTCACGTGTTTTTTGTGCGATTTATACACAGACACATCGAATCCGAGGATCGCGGAGAACGAAGCTGTTCGCCCAAGAATTCGAAGCAACAGCGCCGAATCGTGGGAATCAGTGAGCGGCAATTCGCAAACCAGTAGACATCGATGGCTGCAACGACAAACGGACGCTGACCGAGAGCTAAATGTCCATGAAAACGAGATCGACAATGAGAACGAAAATGAGAACTCTTATGTTAACGCAACAAGCTTCACTGGTGACGATAAAACTGCTGAAAGAGGATCTAGAAAACAAGATGGTTACGTGCCATCCATGGACACAGAGCGTGGTTAGTTTACGATCCATGTACTCTATTTGTAATTCTGATTTTATTCTCCATCTTGAACCTTTCTGTcctgaattaaatatttttaacacgttTATAGTCCACTGACTCACATTTGAATTATAGTAGTTTTGATACTGTACAATTAAATTGAAAGCTTTTCAAAAACAGTAAAATGTAGGTATATCCTAGGAATAGCAATGCATATTGTTCAGGGAAGAATATACTTATAACTTTGAACATGTtaacttaaaaatattaatactttatCAAAAAGCAATTAAAAAGTACTAATATTGTATGATGTTTTACAGCATCATGTaagaaattttgtgaaaaatatgAGAAATTTGGAATTTGCACAAACGTTATACCTGCTACACTCTGTGCAAGCCAATGCTTCACAAGCTTCAATACAGCTTTTATGTGTTCTTTATTTATATCTTTTTCAAAGGCAGAAATATTGTGTATATATTAaactacaaatttaataaatgtaattaaaagatattaattTCTACAGAAGTTATAAGAAAAGAAAGATATCTAATCATCAAATCATTTGAAATCAGAAAAGAATGTtgctattttttcaatttcagatTATTTGATGATTAGGTATCATTTCTATCAGTTAACCAGATTATTCAGTTATTTTTCAGTCCATTTCTTGATATAACCTATTAAACGATTATACAATTAATTCCATTCAATTTTTTTACAGGTACAATCACAGATAATGGTGTACACAGTAATGGAGTTGTATTCAGACGGCAGAAAAATGCACAGATCGGTAAGTGTACACGATTGGTATTTACCAGAGTTGagcaaaatataatataattaatcacGGTCAATTATGATTACTGATAAAACAAGGAGCATTCTCAAGTAACGTGATCACTTTTTAATAGACTCTTACATAATGCCAGTACTTGAAATACTGAAACTAATAATATACTGTTTTACAAGGAATATAGAACATGATGATTAAACACAGACAGTGACGATTAAATGATTTATGATTATTGTTAtcataaattattatactttattaattaattacaaaagtaATCTAATGGTGTTCAACTATTATAGAACTCTGCTTCCAAATAAATGTTCTTTCctcattgaaaattattcacatTTCTTCTCTTTCAGCGGATGAAGATCGTGCCACTAGAAGGGTCTCGTATTTGAAAGCAACCTGGGGTGAACGAATGCACGTTGATAGCGATTTGGAGTTGAGCGATTCCGAGCCTATTCACACACCCAGAAGGTGGGTTAAAGGTTTTCGCGATTAAAGTCAAATTTCCCTCTAGGTTGACGCGTAATTCGCTTAGTTTTGTTTGGTGTACGGACACGGTCTCCGTGTGGTCTCAGGGGCGGAGGTCTTGTCTGTTGCGTAGTTGTTTATCCCGAGTATACATCAAGCTCTGCCTCCGTCCATATTTTCAGCGTTCATAAGAGGTGGCGTCTACCGCTCTTTCCAAACGATATAGCATCGCTGCGACGCATCTTCGAGGATATGACACAGTCTGCATCCttaaacagaaatatttatcggTGAGGACAGTTCATGTTGAACAAAGCACGAAGATGCTGCATTCTGTTTCCACAAAAACGTCTTCTATTTCCCTGTTGTCGGATTAACGCTGCAAGCCTTTCTCGTTGCGTCCTCtcgtttttatcattttcatcgTCGTAACACTAACATAACGATCTATCTTGTGATTCTTTCTGTCCTTCAACTCAGTTGCTCGATTTAACTGCTTCGCCTATATTCACTAACACTTCGCGaataatatatttcttcgtacTCAGCTGTATGTGTTTCTAGCTTAGATATCGTGGCTTCAATGTAGAGTTCCGCGATTGGAGATAGCagcgaagagaaaaaattggTATCGAGTTAACCAAATATTCGCTCCTTTCGTATTCGTTATTGGATTGATTCGCATGAAATGTCGTATTTTGGGTATAAAATTTAGAACGTTATATCTTTGAATTTTACTTAACGTAATCTCGACAGACTTTTATAGTCTTCTCTCAATGAATCATTCAATTATACATGCCTTCTTCCGGAAAGCTTACATTCATAGATGTAATGAATTCTTCAAATGCTACATTTACAGTTGCATATATTCTCTAAGTTGTTCATTTCGGAGAAAGCAATGGAGCAAAAGGTAATGCACTACTGAAGAGTCTAGCGAATATTCCGAACGAAACAAAGTTTTATAACCCAATTATGCCGTAATTGTTTCGCGAATGTTAAGAAACTAATAACCGATTCCTTTACAGACCATTATATGACCACCATAACCTTTTTGAAGTGCACTATCAGTTTAGAAACCTATCTGACGAACTTCACCAACATCTAATTACTCTTCAGAATGTTTTCTATTGTATCGAATCCATTAGTCCAAACAATCATCTGAGAATTAGCTTCTACAGCAGCTCTTAGTTCCTTTCTTTATTAACAATGGATTCAATTCTTCCTCTCGGCTCATATTGGAGATTAAAATTTCCAGAATGAAACTTTTCAAACCAACTATGTTCAGTTCCTATATTTACCATACTTTCTCTAAACGCTACATTGATGGTTTCATTAGTTAGTGTTTCATTTTGTTTTAAGTTACGTTTATAGAAGAAGACAATGCTTAATTTTTGGTTAGATGACACATTATACGAGGCGTTGAacattaacgaagaaaaaaaatgtactaAAGTTTGATGTCTATTTGAGAGAACACAACATGACTCCAAAGACAACTTACATTTATCTCAACCGATATTCAGCTAAGCGAAAATACGACGCTTCATGTGAAATGACCTAATAGAAATCTtgattgtaaaattataaaagctTTACTTGATCGGAAAAAGCAACTGTACGATCAAAGAACGCATTAACGACAGAAGTTGGCGTATTCTTTTAAGAGTGCATTCGATTTTTTCAGCAGCAACACATGTACTGCTCTGGAGACAACTGGCATCGTAAAAGACGTCATCGAGCAAATTGAGCGAGAGGGTCCTCTGCATATCAAATTCACGGTATTGGATGGCAAGGTACAGGAACTTGATGGTTTTACCTGGAAGCTGCTCACCACCCGTATTTTGACGTACTATTCTATTCTGTTTCATTCATATTCCAGCGATCTTCCGACCGTTCGTGGAAACAAGTATGGGGTATTCTTCGTGGACCGATTCTCTTCTTTTATAAGGATCGTCAAAATCAGGTATATTATCCTGTTTCAATTTAAACTCTTTCGGAAACATATGGAATGTCGAATCTTTTTGTTGACAAATGATAGTATTACTATGCATTGAACATCGTCTATTAATtcgcaataaatatttttattgcaagtGTACAGTTTAACAAcaagaattaaatttataaaatataaaaataacgtaGGAAAAAGTGTACATTGTGGAATAAGTGCACGTGCAACTAAGATAATCAAGTTAAATTATTTAAGAGAAAAACTctacattataaattattagcTATAATTCACATTCGTGTTATGAGATCAAAGTCTAACAGATCAGATTTTAATACAGAAACATTCATCATAATTTCACCATTcataacaaatattttctaatcGTTTAGTGTCCTTCGTTGACCAGCGACGGCGATAGCATAGCCCAAAGCGTGGATGTAAGGTGTTCTTTAGTGGATATTGCGGAGGATTATACGAAACGCAAACATGTACTGCGGTTAGCGAATCCAAATGCAGAAGTTCTTTTACAAACCGAAGATGCGGCGTCTATGGCTCTTTGGTTGCGATCTCTGCACGAGCATGCTGCCGTTGAAAAGCCGTCTGTGAGTTTAGAAACCTTGAATACAATAATTTCCGTTTTTAAGTAATAAAACGGAAACCGTTAATTTATCTCAAAGCAGAGTATTTTCCTGATTTTTTTTCAATGATTCCATTTTTCTGTCTATTCTTATTTCCATTTGTCTCTGGTTCACTTCTTTAtcttttctttctgtttttaCTTTCCTTATCTTTATTCATAAATTTGTTGTAACTTTCTACCTTACCGGCCATTCACTTCGTTTTACCGATCGTTGTTTTCTTCCGTCTTTTCAATTATGACCACTACAGATTTTTATCATAGCCTTTTCTCAAGAGAATATAAATAGTTGTTTATCTCGTTTCATTATTCTTATCAACCCAGTCACGTTTCATATCGTATTTTAGGAGATTGCCTACAATAGCACCTTGAAACAGCAGGCTGTTCCGCAAACTCCAGGTCCTACCAGCAGCAGTTCTGCGACGTATCAGATGACCGCTAATCCGAGTGGTACGATGACGGTGCCGAGCAGTGGTGCCGGGCAAAGATTAAGTCCACTACCGGGACACAAAAGTATCAAAAAGCTGACTTCCTTCAGGAATAGATCACCGACAGGTCAATCGCCGATAAACAAGACGCGAAAACCAAGTCAAACGATCGAAAGTTTAGTTTCTCCAAAGACGAAAACGTGGAAAGGTAGAGTCGCAAAACAACTTCGAAGAATGCACGGTCAAACGGGATCTCCTTCTTCGCCGACGACGCAACTACCACCAGAGGGTGCTACTTTTAAAGTACCGCTCGAACTCTGCCCACCGGTAAATGCGTATACTTATTCCCATTCTCAATACTGCCTAGAGTAGTTCCCGTTTTGAAATGACTAAATATGGATGGGGAATTCACTCAAAAGCAGGATTGgtagcaatttttatttcaagttgAGACCTCATCTTATAAtaagaaaagtaaatagaataaTATAAACCTTAATTTTGACCTAAATAAATCTAAACAGTTTCGGGGGATGATTTGGTCACAGAAATCCGGGCGTAAAAATGTCACTTGAAAGCAAGAATTACTATATTGCGGTCTGTAACTTTatcatttatttctatattACTGTAACTGCTTATGTTTCTTAATGCAGTCAACCTTCTCGGAGTATGTGCCGTTGATCGTCGAGATGTGCACGAGTATCGTCGAAGCGAGAGGACTCGAAGTGGTGGGTATTTACAGAGTACCTGGCAATACCGCCGCTATTTCTCATTTGACAGACAGCGTTAACAAAGGATTTGAAAACATCAATCTTCAGGTAAAAGTAGGCAACGTTTACTCCGCGTTGTCCACCTTATGTCTTTCTGCAATCATTAATctacgatttctttctttcgattgtCTTAGGATCCTAGATGGAGCGATGTGAATGTGATATCGTCCCTGCTTAAATCCTTCTTCCGGCAACTTCCGGATTCGTTGCTCACAGCAGAATTGTATCCTATGTTCATTGACGCCGATAAAGTTGAAGATCCTCAAAGAAGAATGACAACGATACGGAAGCTGCTCAGGGACCTTCCGGAACATCACTTCGAAACCCTGAAATATctgatgttgcatctgaaaaggatAGTCGAGCAtagtgaaattaataaaatggaAGCGAAGAATTTAGCCATTGTGTTTGGACCTACTTTGGTGCGAGCCAGTGGCTCTAGGGACAATATGGTTACTATGGTCACCGATATGTCGCATCAGTGTCGAATCGTCGAAAGTTTGCTGAATAATgtacgtatttttatttttttattgtattttattcaaCGTCTTTATTGCACAGAGCTTATGGAACTACACATGTAAACaatcatttattataaaatacaagaaaatgaagtatgaaaagaagagaaattaaAGTGCTGTTTGCAaactaaatttcaaaaatttacataaaaacagAACGTACGAACTCAAAAAAATTATAGAGAATTTAATAGTAGAATGATGCCAGTAAGAAAAGTGTAATAAGATAAAGGAAGAACGTTGAGATATAGATTACGGAATTTTGTATGTCAAATGGAAGAGAACTTTAGTAGAATATCGACTTACAGGAGAAGGAGGCGCTATAATGATTTCACGAAACTACAAAccaaaaaaattgatattaatcgatatttttatcatgTCGTAGGTGGATTGGTTCTTTTCGGATGACGATTTGGACGATTTAAGCAGACTGAGCGTTAATCTGAGCCTTCCGGCTGACAATAACGAAATCGATACGACCTCGAGCAATAATCATAATTTATTGTTAAACAACATTCAAAAAGTCGAAGGTACGAATCAAGATTATCGTTTGAAAAGATATTTCTATAATACAATTAATTTGTcataaaatttacaattctcTTTCAAgacatcaataatttcctttcaTTCGTTCACATGTTTCCATTTTCGTTCCAATGACAGGAGTTCGCGAAATGGCTTCTGCCAAGGACATTGTGTCGTCCATCATATCCGCCGCTAATCGCAAAatacaaagaagaagaaaaggtcAAGATGAGACGGACAATGAGAGTCACGAGATTGAAAAGGTTCGTTTAATGCAagacacgtatgacgtattcttTATTACAGTGATGGCAAAACTAAACATTACGAATctttttaaaagtaataatatattttaatttatctcTATACATATCGATTCACCAGCGTAATCTAGTTCTTTCTTTGCAGTTGAAAGTGAAACAAGAGACGGAAAACTTGCCGAATCGACGGAGCATGGCGTTAAACGAGCGACAATGTTCTGTCAGCGAAATCGTTCTGATGCACGAGAACAAGAATCAGTCTGGTCGTTCCACCGATCGGTCCCCGACGATCGACGAGGTCGCGATCAGTAGCGTTGCCGCAAGTAGCGGTGGTATCGCCGACTGCATCGACAATACGGTCGACGCGATAAGCAGCAACGACGACAGCATTCCCTTTGACAGATCGAGAAAGTATTTAAACCCTCCGGTCGAGTCGATGCAATCGGCTCGTCGCTCGGCCGTCTCGTCGGCTTCGGAGTCGTCGCAACTCTCTAGCGAGACTGGCCTGAGCTGCTTTGACGCGAGTTCGACGCTTTCGAGCGCCTCGAACGACACCAAGCAGAGCAATGATGAGGTCACGATTAGAACCTACACTGGCCTGAGCGCGACCACCCAAGAACGTATACGAAGGTTCGAGCAGGAAACGAAGGCAATGCTGCAGAGGGATCAGAATCGGCAAAGGCGAGAAGCCGAGAAAAGGGAGGAAGAACGACGGAGAATCGAGATGGAATGGCAACTGGCGAAACGGGAGATGGAGAACGATGATCTGCTAGATAGTATAGTTGACACCACCGTGGCGCCGAATTATCTAACGTCGAGTGCTCGACTTTCCGCGTTTAATGACATGCTCCCCGATCAATCTTACCTGGACATCGGTTCTCGATCGACCACACGAATCCCACCACTCTCGATTGCTGTGCAGCAACAACCCACGGCGGTTAGACGAGTCGCGCAGCTCACGGACGAATCTGGTCCAGCAATTCTGACTCCGGTGAACATCGCAAACACTATTATAAAGAAATTGAAGACTGACAGAGATGTAAGTTTGGCTTTTTATCATGAACGGAAAAGCATATTTAATAGGTATTATTCGAATGAATCTTTATCTAGATAAAACATTTTGAATCGAATTGTGTAGTTTTTATACTGTATGTGTTTTATGATATGATATTTAATGAACACCAATTCTGTATTGAGTAATGCAGATTGCTagtgtaataaaatattcgaataatgtaacgtattacataccaTCAAAATCACACTTTGCACAAATGTATGTTCCACACCAAAACTACAATTATTATACGAGTCACAAAAATACGTCAAATACCACATAAATATTACATACAATGTACTACAAACATACGCATCACACTCATACGCATACATAACAAGTAGATTTCattcaataaatatatttactcaCCAAccgtcgttattcgaatattgaataACATTTTATAGGAATTAACATTTATCTGGATGATAGTTTCATTTAGATAAAACGTTATtcattatccaaataaaaatgcATCCAATTTTATATGGAAAGAAGCAACTTTCGccgtttaattctttttttttttttaaattaatagccGAGACTGGGACCTTCGTCACTGCCGCCCGTTCGCTACGGGAGCTTGGATTCTCTGCACGAAACACACGACGTTTCTCAATCGGCATCACCGCCGCCAATCCATCATCAACAACGAAAACCACTTTCCAGCGACGTCTCGGATGACGGTTAGTATCGATTAGTGTCGTTGACCGCTTTTCGTAATATTCTAAGCGTCAATATCGTTTCATTGTCCCATGAAACTCCTGTTCCTCGCCTATTCGATCCctctttatatttttgtacttgTAGTATACTCTGTATCCTTTGAGAACTGGACAAACCAATCCTATTACACAAAAACTATTGTCTAACCACCACGATCCTACTAAATTCCTGCATTCCATTTTGCGTGTTCACTCTTCAATGTTTTGAAGCTTTCGAGATTATCCTGCTATGCAAGATGTTTCTCCAACTTGAGTCGCTAAAATGTTCTGGTTCCTTTCAATGATACGAACAAAAATCAACTTGGAAAATCCTTTAGATCGCTGAGGTCAATATTTTGGTAAGCACCAAGTTTTTGGTTgtagttatattttataaaattttatagtCACCATCAAACTGTTTAAATCCAAATAACATATTTCTATCAATGCAATGATGTAGCTTgcagataaataaatttaatcgcaTAGGATATGTTGAATAGAATGAtcttgaataataaaaatcatgtttgaaaaatgtacaaatgtaatttttgttcaaaattatttGAACTTTAATATATTCTATATTACCAAATTTGTTCCTTTATAAGTTACATTATTGCACTAATGAAAATAtgttgtattttaaaaaaaaatgttgatagTAGAAATCTAGAAGTATCTAATTATGATATAGTAAAATAAGACTATGAACAAAAATTGTTGCTTACCAGAGAGTATTCTCtctttcgaaatgaataattttctcCTTTGATTTTCTTGGTATCATCGAAAACAACGGAGGTATCCTCAGTGCTCGAGTTAgaggaaacaccctgtatactgtACAGCGTCATCCTGTTTATGTATCTATTTATTCTCTTTATATTGTTCTCTATGTAACGTCGCTTCTTGACGATCGGTGAGTGTAGCTGGATCTTGTTTTCTGCAATGGACTCAGAAGATTCTGACTATTAACAAAAAGCTTTCTAGGTACATTTCTTTCGTCTGTTCTTCGCCACTCTTTAAGCGATTCTTACCAGCAACTACCGGATGTGCGATAGATGCATACGAttgttttgatagtttcttttattttatcagTCTGAGATCGTTATTCCCTTTTTGTACGTCTTTTTCTACTATTTAGCGACACGATTACGAGAAATTGGTAACGAAGCGCTAGAACGATGGAACATCGAGCACAGCATTGAATCGTAGTTTAAGCACGAGTTGTTACAAGTTCGTtcgtcgtttgtttcttcagttTATGTCTCGTCCCATGCATGTGTGCAAGTCTCTGTTCGTAGCAATAAGTTTCGAGTTCTTATTTGATCGAGCTTGATCTTCTTCTCGTAcaacgttaaaataaattttgacgCATACGATACATGACAAGCTCGATCTCGTCGAAACGTACGATCGGTCACTTTTCGTAGAATTTC
This window of the Ptiloglossa arizonensis isolate GNS036 chromosome 5, iyPtiAriz1_principal, whole genome shotgun sequence genome carries:
- the Rhogap19d gene encoding rho GTPase activating protein at 19D isoform X6; the protein is MMHGDGTMAEDRNNSQGFVGQAHTVEHGGSTSVSAPSVSAASTEAGAGAIVGGTVTRIGGVQREDSPPRGPRTLLLRRSENGFGFTLRHFIVYPPESCCMLPGHERTRIEEPMDTIFVKQVRDNSPAAEAGLRTGDRVVSVDGKPTRGEQYAKVVQRIQQAGPWLRLLVVSKEDDILQRYFGETAHNPETNQRPRLRSPERSSQKQRRSASMIPGLSPRTRQSWVCSAPSSMPLPTTQTESITIDDLAYRDPDLRSGEFSKENQQSRSNNNNVQTQPNRGGTYRCKPYQEITGRYESIDEKTRLRNSQQQSSTVEDAPNVQSDAKYDKYDVYDRTRPESIYSRTNSEQIYDRIKDPIYERVRLGESGRANTDEPHHRHYQQQQYYQPHQQQHPNLTRYPLSRAEPQVPIYRPATRRVTSRRASEGSTGSWTINNLEAASYASTDALRSCNLGSRFSIDSRRDSSPIRADGTPAYDSASIHFGNGTNRSRNGASSGNRNENSSVDDSIIMTRLRKSFEQKEEFLRRPSHPIGWFLSDERAESPVRGNDAIPREFYARPQKLQKQIWPPNEAKQDHQQCPRALQDRSFSGKLDKYSANRNEQRLNAAGDADEYSGSRNDVSEDTTNARSVEDTSTVSDRLCCSPAVYDKDTKDTDRHQQHRGVGKPSFVGTLSRIHENISSAATLLPNERQDTRNGASSLPSSPGPEKKVNDKFPTLPQGLQIVSKRAKQFESGRLFSDDDEPAGDRTSLYKSELSRLSNKRSVPNVAVRKREFESKAEAQEPRRVPVATRETKSLDTGNGLKGNRVIPVGSRLIHCEPPTDYKPLEDTSNPRIAENEAVRPRIRSNSAESWESVSGNSQTSRHRWLQRQTDADRELNVHENEIDNENENENSYVNATSFTGDDKTAERGSRKQDGYVPSMDTERGTITDNGVHSNGVVFRRQKNAQIADEDRATRRVSYLKATWGERMHVDSDLELSDSEPIHTPRSNTCTALETTGIVKDVIEQIEREGPLHIKFTVLDGKRSSDRSWKQVWGILRGPILFFYKDRQNQCPSLTSDGDSIAQSVDVRCSLVDIAEDYTKRKHVLRLANPNAEVLLQTEDAASMALWLRSLHEHAAVEKPSEIAYNSTLKQQAVPQTPGPTSSSSATYQMTANPSGTMTVPSSGAGQRLSPLPGHKSIKKLTSFRNRSPTGQSPINKTRKPSQTIESLVSPKTKTWKGRVAKQLRRMHGQTGSPSSPTTQLPPEGATFKVPLELCPPSTFSEYVPLIVEMCTSIVEARGLEVVGIYRVPGNTAAISHLTDSVNKGFENINLQDPRWSDVNVISSLLKSFFRQLPDSLLTAELYPMFIDADKVEDPQRRMTTIRKLLRDLPEHHFETLKYLMLHLKRIVEHSEINKMEAKNLAIVFGPTLVRASGSRDNMVTMVTDMSHQCRIVESLLNNVDWFFSDDDLDDLSRLSVNLSLPADNNEIDTTSSNNHNLLLNNIQKVEGVREMASAKDIVSSIISAANRKIQRRRKGQDETDNESHEIEKLKVKQETENLPNRRSMALNERQCSVSEIVLMHENKNQSGRSTDRSPTIDEVAISSVAASSGGIADCIDNTVDAISSNDDSIPFDRSRKYLNPPVESMQSARRSAVSSASESSQLSSETGLSCFDASSTLSSASNDTKQSNDEVTIRTYTGLSATTQERIRRFEQETKAMLQRDQNRQRREAEKREEERRRIEMEWQLAKREMENDDLLDSIVDTTVAPNYLTSSARLSAFNDMLPDQSYLDIGSRSTTRIPPLSIAVQQQPTAVRRVAQLTDESGPAILTPVNIANTIIKKLKTDRDPRLGPSSLPPVRYGSLDSLHETHDVSQSASPPPIHHQQRKPLSSDVSDDGSDLLTSLTTTFDRKWRSLINSTNQTVRGSTVENASLSDEDLAVTRDTQTSRHVRGSREEKNERKTAAATQPVDSGLVETYRDPSLHKSTLEKHQHVRQKNDAPEKDTDSSVMENSNADRLDDDVPDNDRSAIVRRKIESDQLRSGKELMVEPTLESNEMQECCRIAPERDVIVAMAQNGKSEADDAKDFHQGVDSNYSNKLEKFESLTTNFEVRSRLKRSESLNKRSENTCSKLKRSESLNKHSAERLSSPTSGKLKRSESLNKHSERSDSPNSKLKRSESLTKTEKTECNISKRRQSVRKDSATKLKRKNGMPERSIKRRHTVGGTKDFDKVHWLDNKLQVEAERVVRNEYRPKKSQLRTSSPDLSTGRIGGLTDASFLIEVSFRGPSNVVFNVTNARPQSLPDTSLASKVFKVPLESHV